A portion of the Sabethes cyaneus chromosome 3, idSabCyanKW18_F2, whole genome shotgun sequence genome contains these proteins:
- the LOC128741539 gene encoding protein MON2 homolog encodes MSFVSGTTDTEAAQKFLEVLQNDFRNLSLETKKKYPQIKESCEEAILKLKAAAANPQTPVYYVVNQILYPLVQGCESKDVKIIKFCLGMMQRLITQQVVDQKGARYITDTLWMLMENGTEEVKVLQSVTLLLTTNAVVHGETLAKTLVLCFRLHFTKDSTTINTAGATVRQLVSLVFERVVAEEAEAEANQDEKRDVNLEELKLATGVAPKGLRPCAADAFLLFQDLVQLVNADQPYWLLGMTEMTRTFGLELLESVLTQYTSVFYKNPEFSFLLKERVCALVIKLFSPNIKYRTMAPQNAQATAPHDKPYFPISMRLLRVVSILIQKYHSLLVTECEIFLSLIVKFLDPDKPSWQRSLALEVLHKMTIQPELLVSFCRCYDLKDHATNIFQDIINSLGTYVQSLFVNAQLLNSSVSGTQGQPTAIIGGLPVGPGISPQPGFLFRGVFLPLVVTFPTGQSKSTFLDMLDKMEPPPIPDGYGISVAYACLLDIVRSISLSIQGPSQLGDENPPPYKNRVSEEDKALHIQLIYSSWLGLLSALGPLIDAATDETSTENVLKAIQNYAALCGLLELHTPRDAFITALCRASLPPHYALSVLNVNYQGNQFKSHSRGGSQDMGNVFLGSYGDADQQQQQRHPVVAVGTPLPTSSLPVGAHQGPVLLTAKNLQCMRSVLHLAHCHGGILGSSWHIVLTTLQHLAWILGLKPSTGGSLQAVQKPPTDANSITQVMTDLPVLSQMLSQLFESSQYLDDVALHHLIDALCKLSHEAMELAYNNREPSLFAVAKLLETGLVNLARIEVLWRPLTNHLLEICQHPHIRMREWGVEAITYLVKAALQYKYEKPLKENLKLQTLLLGPLSELSSVPHGDVRQRQLECVLQVLNGAGETLSHGWPLVLGIIGAVSDHHGEALIRIAFQCLQLVVTDFLPVMPWRCLPLCVNTAAKFGSQTQELNISLTAVGLMWNISDYFNQNQEKLSQTVCDDTSVLPDFPGTLNMPHFDRLWMCLYARLGDLCVDPRPAVRKSAGQTLFSTISAHGNLLNPPTWQAVLWQVLFPLLDKVRALSSCASSEKVDTSGNILIHHSRNTAQKQWAETQVLTLAGVSRVFNTKRTLLQMLGDFPRAWALLLEFIENSALSKSNEVSLAALKSFQEILYNRPMPAPDESAKLAEKAAGEEIDIWNVAWRVWLTIGADSTKPPSTMADGPDKGGDDIYIPSQAFLTALVQIFPALFQHIRTRFTNKDLTQFCTVLMNAVAVPVHSDSTPYIMSTISDSLLTPLHDGVLDCMELLQKEAVGGAKDGANLKHMLSAIFKQLLSFSKFACVPPSFDRLETRPVKSTRSASGGINHQLPTGNGVEWVSMNYIPFGEKALTVAVKLYQQTATDETVIEGQILHEIIRALHLPLSLKYKCMSASTWKLAISSLMTVLHTGLPVARKYPKQFSPLWKDLSDTLDQFLFPKSVCVVEDRGLDELVLDESIDCQVIELIRDEILPFSHEIPQQFILDAVVLLNKGSIHSATTGSTPFAGCETELKLREEFAKTCFETLLQFSLLDDGMMNVAPELGSNRMNNNSDTTAALGGDVNEGGIAGRLAITALLHRFEEVLRKFNDDERLSGKFPLPRYRLSEISFVLKAVATLVISMKKAPPAKVGTTAWEQLIGLYPYLVECTTTSSAEVSRSLREALLQYCDLLRPPLTATNGGSSSLSSSSPGNNNELANTNGISHC; translated from the exons ATGTCGTTCGTAAGTGGAACCACGGACACCGAGGCGGCACAAAAGTTTCTCGAGGTGTTGCAGAATGACTTTCGCAATCTGTCactggaaacgaagaaaaaatatcCACAGATTAAAGAG TCATGCGAGGAAGCTATACTGAAGCTGAAAGCGGCAGCCGCCAATCCCCAGACGCCGGTCTATTACGTGGTTAATCAGATTCTGTACCCCCTGGTGCAGGGCTGCGAATCAAAAGATGTTAAAATTATCAAATTTTGCCTGGGCATGATGCAACGGTTGATAACCCAACAGGTGGTAGACCAGAAGGGAGCCCGCTACATCACCGATACGCTGTGGATGCTGATGGAGAACGGAACGGAGGAAGTGAAGGTGCTACAGAGCGTTACGTTGCTGCTTACAACCAACGCGGTGGTTCATGGTGAGACTCTGGCCAAGACGCTTGTGCTTTGCTTTCGGTTGCACTTCACCAAGGACTCCACAACGATCAACACGGCTGGTGCGACCGTTCGGCAGCTTGTTTCACTCGTGTTTGAGCGAGTCGTTGCCGAAGAAGCGGAAGCCGAAGCAAATCAGGACGAAAAGCGTGATGTTAATTTGGAGGAACTGAAACTAGCTACCGGGGTGGCCCCGAAAGGGCTACGACCGTGTGCGGCAGATGCTTTTCTACTGTTTCAGGATTTAGTGCAGTTGGTCAATGCCGATCAGCCCTACTGGTTGCTTGGCATGACTGAAATGACGCGAACATTTGGATTGGAGTTGCTTGAATCCGTACTCACTCAGTATACGTCCGTGTTCTACAAGAACCCggaattttcttttcttttgaaAGAACGCGTATGTGCCCTAGTCATAAAGTTATTTTCACCGAACATAAAGTATCGAACGATGGCACCGCAAAATGCCCAAGCCACGGCACCTCACGATAAACCGTACTTTCCCATCAGCATGCGACTGCTGAGAGTTGTTTCCATTCTCATCCAGAAGTATCACAGTCTGCTGGTTACGGAATGTGAAATATTCCTTTCGTTGATTGTGAAATTTTTGGACCCGGACAAACCATCCTGGCAGCGATCGCTTGCACTGGAAGTGCTTCATAAGATGACCATTCAACCGGAGCTGCTGGTATCGTTCTGTCGCTGCTACGACCTGAAAGATCATGCCACCAACATCTTTCAGGACATCATCAATTCGCTCGGAACGTACGTCCAAAGTCTGTTTGTTAATGCACAACTTTTAAACAGTTCTGTCAGTGGAACTCAAGGGCAACCGACGGCGATAATCGGTGGACTGCCGGTTGGGCCGGGAATCTCCCCCCAACCGGGCTTTCTATTTCGAGGAGTATTTCTTCCGTTGGTTGTGACATTTCCTACTGGTCAATCAAAGTCGACCTTCCTGGATATGCTAGATAAAATGGAACCTCCTCCCATTCCGGATGGATATGGGATTTCCGTCGCGTACGCTTGCCTACTGGACATTGTTCGATCGATCTCTTTGTCGATTCAAGGACCGTCGCAGTTGGGCGATGAAAATCCCCCTCCCTACAAGAATCGTGTTTCCGAAGAGGATAAAGCTTTGCATATTCAACTGATTTATTCCAGCTGGTTGGGACTATTGTCGGCTTTGGGTCCGTTAATTGACGCCGCGACCGATGAAACATCAACGGAAAACGTGCTTAAAGCGATCCAAAACTATGCAGCTCTTTGTGGTTTGCTTGAATTGCACACTCCAAGGGATGCTTTCATTACGGCTCTTTGCCGAGCGTCACTTCCTCCACATTATGCCTTATCGGTGCTGAACGTCAACTATCAAGGCAATCAGTTCAAATCCCACTCGCGTGGAGGTAGTCAAGATATGGGAAATGTTTTCCTTGGATCATACGGCGATGcagaccagcagcagcagcaacgtcATCCGGTGGTAGCGGTCGGAACTCCACTTCCTACATCTTCGCTTCCCGTTGGAGCCCATCAGGGGCCAGTCCTGTTAACAGCCAAAAACCTACAATGCATGAGATCCGTTCTTCATCTGGCCCATTGTCACGGAGGAATATTGGGCAGTTCGTGGCATATCGTCCTAACCACCCTGCAGCATTTAGCGTGGATTTTGGGTCTGAAACCTTCAACCGGTGGAAGTTTGCAGGCAGTGCAAAAGCCGCCAACGGACGCGAACTCGATTACTCAGGTCATGACGGACCTGCCAGTCCTTTCTCAAATGTTAAGCCAGCTTTTCGAGTCCAGCCAGTATCTGGATGACGTCGCCTTACATCATCTAATCGATGCTCTTTGCAAACTTTCGCACGAAGCTATGGAGCTGGCCTATAACAACCGGGAACCGTCATTGTTTGCTGTGGCTAAGCTGTTGGAAACTGGTCTGGTGAATTTGGCTCGCATCGAAGTCCTGTGGCGTCCGCTTACAAACCATTTGTTGGAAATCTGCCAGCATCCTCACATACGCATGCGAGAATGGGGTGTTGAAGCCATCACCTATCTGGTGAAAGCCGCCTTGCAGTATAAATACGAGAAACCCTTGAAGGAAAATCTTAAGCTTCAAACGCTATTGTTAGGACCCCTCTCGGAGCTGTCTTCCGTACCGCACGGGGATGTTCGTCAACGGCAGCTTGAGTGCGTTCTGCAGGTTTTGAACGGAGCAGGAGAAACCCTATCGCATGGATGGCCCCTGGTGTTGGGGATAATTGGAGCGGTCAGCGATCACCACGGTGAAGCTTTGATTCGAATTGCGTTTCAATGTTTGCAACTGGTGGTAACCGACTTCCTGCCGGTGATGCCATGGCGTTGTCTACCGCTCTGTGTCAACACGGCAGCAAAGTTCGGATCGCAAACACAAGAGTTGAACATATCGCTGACGGCCGTTGGTTTGATG TGGAATATCTCAGATTACTTCAATCAGAATCAGGAGAAGCTGTCGCAAACCGTCTGCGACGATACGTCGGTTTTGCCGGACTTCCCAGGGACGCTGAATATGCCTCACTTTGATCGGCTCTGGATGTGTCTGTACGCGCGGCTCGGTGATCTCTGCGTCGATCCGAGGCCAGCGGTCCGCAAGTCGGCTGGGCAGACTCTGTTTTCGACGATTTCTGCGCACGGAAATCTGCTGAATCCGCCCACCTGGCAGGCGGTCCTCTGGCAGGTACTGTTTCCGCTGCTGGATAAGGTGCGTGCCCTGTCCAGTTGTGCCAGCAGCGAGAAGGTCGACACCAGCGGAAACATACTGATTCATCACTCTCGGAACACCGCCCAGAAGCAGTGGGCCGAGACGCAGGTGCTTACGCTGGCCGGCGTTTCGCGG GTTTTCAACACCAAACGCACCCTGCTCCAGATGCTGGGTGACTTTCCACGGGCCTGGGCTTTATTGTTGGAGTTTATTGAAAACTCTGCCCTCAGCAAGAGCAACGAAGTTTCGCTGGCTGCTTTAAAGTCTTTCCAAGAGATCTTGTATAACCGGCCGATGCCGGCGCCAGATGAATCGGCAAAGCTAGCGGAAAAGGCAGCCGGTGAGGAAATAGACATCTGGAATGTTGCTTGGCGCGTCTGGTTGACGATCGGAGCCGACAGTACGAAACCACCGTCTACAATGGCTGATGGTCCGGACAAGGGGGGTGACGATATTTACATTCCCAGTCAAGCGTTTCTAACCGCACTGGTTCAGATATTTCCGGCTTTGTTCCAACATATAAGGACCCGTTTTACCAACAAGGACCTGACGCAGTTCTGCACTGTGTTGATGAATGCCGTGGCCGTCCCGGTTCACAGCGATTCAACGCCGTACATTATGTCAACAATTTCCGATTCGCTGCTAACTCCGTTGCACGATGGTGTCTTGGACTGCATGGAGTTACTGCAGAAAGAAGCGGTCGGAGGAGCTAAAGATGGCGCAAATTTAAAGCACATGTTATCGGCCATATTCAAGCAACTGTTGAGCTTCAGTAAATTTGCTTGCGTTCCACCGTCCTTTGATCGGCTTGAAACAAG ACCGGTAAAATCGACGCGCTCTGCCAGCGGAGGAATCAATCATCAGCTACCCACTGGCAACGGTGTCGAATGGGTCAGCATGAATTACATTCCATTTGGAGAGAAAGCACTAACGGTTGCAGTTAAATTATATCAGCAAACAGCAACCGACGAAACCGTTATCGAAGGTCAAATTTTGCATGAGATCATAAGGGCACTACATCTCCCCCTTTCGTTGAAGTACAAATGCATGTCGGCGAGTACTTGGAAGCTTGCCATCTCTAGCTTGATGACGGTACTGCATACCGGGCTACCGGTAGCTCGCAAATATCCGAAACAGTTCAGTCCTCTGTGGAAGGATTTGTCCGATACGTTAGATCAATTTCTGTTTCCAAAAAG TGTTTGCGTTGTGGAAGACCGTGGCCTAGACGAACTGGTGCTGGATGAATCCATCGATTGTCAGGTGATTGAACTAATACGCGATGAAATTCTCCCGTTCAGTCACGAGATCCCGCAACAGTTCATACTGGATGCGGTGGTTCTCCTGAACAAAGGCTCCATCCACTCAGCCACCACCGGAAGTACACCGTTTGCCGGCTGCGAAACGGAGCTTAAGCTGCGGGAAGAGTTTGCCAAAACGTGTTTCGAAACCCTGCTGCAATTTTCACTTCTGGATGACGGAATGATGAATGTTGCACCCGAATTGGGCAGCAATAGAATGAATAATAATTCGGACACGACTGCGGCACTGGGAGGTGACGTCAACGAAGGTGGCATCGCTGGACGATTGGCCATCACGGCATTGTTGCATCGCTTCGAGGAGGTCCTGCGAAAGTTCAACGATGATGAACGGTTGAGTGGGAAATTTCCTCTGCCGAG ATACCGACTTTCGGAAATATCTTTCGTACTGAAGGCAGTCGCTACTCTTGTGATATCCATGAAGAAGGCACCACCGGCTAAAG TTGGAACAACCGCCTGGGAGCAGCTGATCGGGTTGTACCCCTATCTGGTCGAATGTACAACCACATCTTCGGCCGAGGTTTCTCGTTCCCTACGGGAAGCCCTTCTCCAGTATTGTGATCTTCTGCGGCCACCCCTAACGGCCACGAACGGCGGCAGCAGCTCGCTGTCGTCGTCGTCCCCAGGAAACAACAACGAACTGGCCAACACCAACGGCATCAGCCACTGTTAG
- the LOC128741542 gene encoding translation factor GUF1 homolog, mitochondrial has translation MISVSRVITKVQSSIRKLPTRFLSVSTQLQSEDIVYDQIPVNRIRNFSIIAHVDHGKSTLADRLLELTGTINAKAGNKQVLDSLQVEKERGITVKAQTASLIYRHQGHRFLLNLIDTPGHVDFSNEVSRSLAACDGVVLLVDANEGVQAQTVANFHLARSKQLVIVPVLNKIDLKNARPDAVTQELFTLFEIDPDDVLRISAKHGTGCEDVLKAIIERLPAPDANRDGDFRALIFDSWFDRYRGALNLIYVKDGSVSVGQEIASCHTGKSYEVKSLALLRPDEKPLERLVAGQVGLLGCNMRTSKESNIGDTLYLKKNKECIPLPGFKPQQPMVFAGVYPGDQSQHPYLKSAIEKLVLNDSAVTVNPDSSPALGQGWRLGFLGLLHLDVFNQRLQQEYDAEPILTAPSVTYKIHLRGAKVIAANGGNDVVYVSNPALFPEKSQVEEYYEPFVLGTIIAPTECTGPIIGLCVERRAIQKTSINIDNDRIMTTYLMPLNEIVVDFHDQLKSISSGYASFDYEDHGYVASALVRMDVLLNGTMVDELCTVVHISKAHTHARGLVLKLKELIPRQMVQIAIQAVVNGKVVARETLKAYRKDVTAKLYGGDVTRRMKLLKQQSEGKKKMRAIANINVPKDTFINVLKR, from the exons ATGATTTCCGTTTCCAGGGTTATAACTAAAGTTCAATCATCCATCAG gAAATTACCGACTCGCTTTCTGAGTGTTTCCACTCAGCTGCAATCGGAGGACATCGTTTACGACCAGATTCCGGTAAATCGAATCCGAAATTTCAGCATCATCGCTCACGTCGATCATGGCAAAAGTACTCTGGCCGATCGTCTGCTGGAGCTGACCGGGACGATAAATGCCAAAGCGGGCAACAAGCAAGTTCTGGACAGCCTACAGGTCGAAAAGGAACGCGGCATCACGGTGAAAGCTCAAACTGCTTCGCTGATCTACCGGCACCAGGGCCACCGGTTTCTGCTGAACCTGATCGATACACCGGGTCATGTAGATTTTTCCAATGAAGTGTCCCGTTCGCTGGCCGCCTGTGATGGAGTGGTGCTGTTGGTCGATGCGAATGAAGGAGTTCAGGCGCAAACGGTTGCGAATTTCCATCTGGCACGTTCGAAACAATTGGTGATTGTGCCCGTGTTGAACAAAATAGATTTGAAAAATGCTCGACCGGATGCGGTCACTCAGGAGTTGTTTACCCTGTTCGAAATTGACCCAGATGATGTGCTTAGGATATCGGCGAAACACGGAACGGGATGCGAGGATGTTTTGAAGGCAATCATTGAAAGGCTGCCGGCACCGGATGCCAACAGAGACGGTGACTTTCGGGCGTTGATATTTGATAGTTGGTTCGATCGTTATCGTGGTGCCTTAAATCTGATTTATGTAAAAGATGGATCGGTGTCGGTTGGTCAAGAGATTGCTTCCTGTCATACGGGAAAGTCTTATGAGGTGAAAAGTTTGGCGCTTCTTCGGCCGGATGAAAAACCGCTGGAGCGGTTAGTTGCCGGTCAAGTCGGATTGCTGGGGTGTAACATGAGGACTAGTAAGGAATCTAATATAGGTGATACACTTTATTTGAAGAAGAACAAAGAATGCATTCCATTGCCTGGATTTAAACCACAACAACCGATGGTGTTTGCAGGAGTTTATCCCGGCGATCAATCGCAGCATCCGTATTTGAAGAGTGCTATCGAAAAGCTGGTTCTGAATGATTCGGCCGTCACTGTTAATCCAGATTCTAGTCCGGCGTTGGGTCAGGGTTGGCGGCTTGGATTCCTAGGACTTTTGCATTTGGACGTTTTTAACCAGCGCTTGCAGCAGGAGTATGATGCTGAACCCATTCTGACTGCCCCTTCAGTGACGTACAAAATTCATTTAAGGGGGGCTAAGGTTATAGCTGCTAACGGAGGAAATGACGTTGTTTACGTTAGCAATCCGGCTCTCTTTCCGGAAAAGTCTCAGGTTGAGGAATATTATGAACCGTTTGTGCTTGGAACGATAATAGCTCCGACGGAGTGTACTGGGCCTATCATTGGATTGTGTGTTGAACGGCGTGCTATTCAGAAAACTTCGATTAACATTGATAACGATAGGATTATGACAACTTATCTGATGCCGTTGAACGAAATCGTCGTGGATTTTCACGACCAGCTTAAATCCATTAGCTCCGGGTATgcaagttttgattacgaagaTCATGGGTACGTGGCGAGTGCTCTGGTTCGGATGGATGTTCTCCTAAACGGCACTATGGTGGACGAACTGTGTACAGTGGTGCACATCAGTAAAGCCCATACGCATGCCCGCGGGCTGGTGCTTAAGTTGAAAGAGCTGATTCCTAGACAGATGGTGCAAATAGCTATTCAAGCAGTTGTGAACGGAAAGGTGGTTGCCCGTGAAACACTGAAAGCGTACCGCAAGGACGTGACGGCTAAGCTG TACGGCGGTGATGTTACCAGACGAATGAAATTGCTTAAACAGCAGAGTGAGGGTAAGAAAAAAATGAGAGCCATAGCAAATATCAACGTGCCGAAAGATACTTTCATCAACGTTCTGAAACGATAG
- the LOC128741543 gene encoding DNA polymerase delta subunit 3 produces MDAVMEKTCYDDISHTVLDARHKMTVRSISNNYGLSFGDAVKVLQQWIDKNSAKAKLIKEYIIRGVFAQQGNAFITVVNEQKLKTIESKTKRISSMLYSVELAAESSRPLNIPEEQEFRVINLSLQADKRSIEVFTPKDTPPVTVKQEPKSKITSMFSAGTSKTDAKPASVKEEKLSPKAAVKQESPTAGSPKKSPVKTSPTKKRDAKKPVTGKGSIASFFNNKPATKTAASPVPSLVKQEKFTPKKEESREETKTNGKREDESQRWKRMISDESDDDDVIPNTPQDKKTQPKKTASKKLIGSKKESKQKKENPSKKSRIMQIDDSSEDEEEKPPKEPEEREVQFDAEESNDVEMKETEKQASSPEQSAQSATDRKKAMVKKMVTRTFQDEEGYLITVKEYEMVEEDEADEASGKNNNNDASEKKATQNGTVDHSKGKTSEKVVDKKPAKVTPPTPKTKQGSITSFFSKK; encoded by the exons ATGGATGCAGTAATGGAAAAAACCTGTTACGACGATATAAGCCACACAGTGCTTGATGCTCGGCACAAG ATGACGGTACGAAGTATATCTAATAACTACGGGTTGTCCTTTGGAGATGCAGTGAAAGTACTTCAGCAATGGATCGACAAAAACTCTGCAAAGGCAAAGCTGATAAAAGAGTACATTATTCGGGGAGTTTTTGCGCAACAGGGCAATGCTTTTATAACCGTTGTCAATGAGCAAAAGTTAAAAACTATTGAGTCAAAAACTAAGCGAATTAGCAGCATGCTATATTCAGTTGAGCTGGCTGCTGAATCTTCTAGGCCACTCAACATTCCAGAAGAACAGGAATTCAGAGT GATAAATCTTTCTTTGCAAGCAGACAAACGCAGTATAGAAGTGTTCACCCCGAAAGATACTCCTCCGGTAACTGTCAAGCAAGAACCTAAATCAAAAATTACTTCCATGTTTTCCGCTGGGACTTCCAAAACCGATGCGAAACCAGCATCGGTAAAAGAAGAGAAGCTAAGTCCGAAGGCAGCCGTGAAACAAGAATCACCAACTGCTGGCTCGCCGAAAAAGTCGCCGGTAAAAACTTCTCCAACTAAGAAAAGAGACGCAAAAAAGCCCGTTACTGGGAAAGGTTCCATTGCTTCATTTTTCAACAATAAACCAGCTACTAAAACTGCCGCTTCTCCCGTCCCATCGCTGGTTAAGCAGGAAAAGTTCACCCCAAAGAAGGAAGAATCTAGAGAGGAAACGAAAACTAACGGAAAACGAGAGGATGAATCACAGCGTTGGAAGCGAATGATTTCCGATGAATCGGACGATGATGATGTAATTCCAAATACCCCTCAGGATAAGAAAACTCAGCCGAAGAAAACAGCAAGCAAAAAACTAATCGGCAGCAAGAAAGAGAGTAAACAAAAGAAGGAAAATCCAAGCAAGAAGTCTAGGATTATGCAGATTGATGATTccagcgaagatgaagaagaaaagccTCCGAAGGAACCGGAAGAGCGAGAGGTTCAATTTGATGCGGAAGAGTCTAATGATGTTGAAATGAAAGAAACGGAAAAGCAAGCTAGCAGTCCGGAACAATCAGCGCAAAGTGCTACCGACCGAAAGAAAGCTATGGTTAAGAAAATGGTCACGAGGACCTTCCAAGACGAGGAAGGTTATTTGA TCACCGTCAAGGAGTATGAAATGGTTGAGGAAGATGAAGCCGATGAAGCTTCcggcaaaaataacaacaacgaTGCATCCGAAAAGAAAGCTACGCAAAATGGTACTGTTGACCACAGTAAAGGTAAGACAAGCGAAAAAGTGGTCGATAAAAAACCCGCCAAGGTGACGCCTCCAACACCCAAAACGAAGCAAGGTTCCATAACAAGTTTTTTCTCTAAGAAGTAG